A stretch of the Bos indicus isolate NIAB-ARS_2022 breed Sahiwal x Tharparkar chromosome 13, NIAB-ARS_B.indTharparkar_mat_pri_1.0, whole genome shotgun sequence genome encodes the following:
- the DSTN gene encoding destrin, translated as MASGVQVADEVCRIFYDMKVRKCSTPEEIKKRKKAVIFCLSADKKCIIVEEGKEILVGDVGVTITDPFKHFVGMLPEKDCRYALYDASFETKESRKEELMFFLWAPELAPLKSKMIYASSKDAIKKKFQGIKHECQANGPEDLNRACIAEKLGGSLIVAFEGCPV; from the exons GCCTCAGGAGTGCAAGTTGCCGATGAAGTATGTCGCATTTTTTATGACATGAAAGTTCGGAAGTGCTCCACGCCAGaggaaatcaagaaaagaaagaaggctgTCATCTTCTGTCTCAGTGCAGACAAAAAGTGCATCATCGTGGAGGAAGGCAAAGAGATCTTGGTGGGAGATGTTGGTGTCACCATAACCGATCCTTTCAAGCATTTTGTGGGGATGCTTCCTGAAAAAGATTGTCGCTATGCTCTGTATGATGCAAGCTTTGAAACAAAGGAATCCAGAAAAGAGGAGTtgatgtttttcctgtg GGCACCAGAACTAGCTCCTCTGAAGAGTAAAATGATCTATGCGAGCTCCAAGGATGCCATCAAAAAGAAGTTCCAAG GCATAAAACACGAGTGTCAAGCAAATGGGCCAGAAGACCTCAATCGGGCTTGTATTGCTGAAAAGCTAGGTGGATCCCTAATTGTAGCTTTTGAAGGATGCCCTGTGTAG